A window from Bacteroidota bacterium encodes these proteins:
- a CDS encoding GTP-binding protein produces MQKIRNIAIIAHVDHGKTTLVD; encoded by the coding sequence ATGCAAAAAATCAGAAACATAGCTATTATTGCCCACGTAGATCACGGGAAAACTACATTGGTTGATAA